The following are from one region of the Canis lupus baileyi chromosome 25, mCanLup2.hap1, whole genome shotgun sequence genome:
- the REP15 gene encoding rab15 effector protein, which yields MGQKSSQQLPLKDSKEVSGVCEVVTEAIVHAAQKLKEYLGFEDPLSNLWPASNTLNEIFLIHFITYCQEKGVDEWLTTTKMTKHQAVLFGADWIWTFWGSDKQIRLQLAVQTLQMSSLPAVESKPYNFSNLESKAEESSRKRSRFDKLEEFCNLIGEDCLGLFIIFGVPGKPKDIRGVVLDSVKSETVTGHLPGGKAVAQFVLDTEDCVSIRELIGNCLSKEDGLREMGKVYISIL from the coding sequence atgGGGCAAAAATCATCGCAACAGTTACCCCTGAAGGACAGCAAAGAGGTTTCTGGCGTCTGTGAGGTGGTCACTGAAGCTATAGTCCATGCAGCTCAGAAACTGAAGGAATATCTTGGATTTGAAGATCCTCTCAGCAATCTGTGGCCAGCTTCAAATACTCTGAATGAGATCTTCTTAATCCACTTTATTACTTATTGCCAAGAAAAGGGAGTTGATGAGTGGCTCACCACCACCAAGATGACCAAGCACCAAGCTGTTCTGTTTGGTGCAGACTGGATTTGGACCTTTTGGGGATCTGATAAACAAATCAGGCTTCAGCTGGCAGTGCAGACTCTGCAGATGTCTTCTCTTCCTGCTGTGGAATCTAAGCCTTACAACTTCTCAAATCTAGAATCCAAGGCAGAGGAGTCTTCCAGGAAGAGAAGTCGATTTGATAAGCTGGAAGAGTTCTGTAACTTGATAGGAGAGGATTGTCTGGGCCTGTTTATCATCTTTGGGGTGCCCGGAAAGCCCAAAGACATCAGAGGAGTTGTCCTGGACAGTGTCAAAAGTGAGACTGTGACGGGCCATCTGCCAGGAGGGAAGGCCGTGGCACAATTTGTCCTGGACACGGAAGATTGTGTCTCCATCAGAGAGCTGATTGGGAACTGTCTGAGTAAGGAAGATGGGCTGAGAGAGATGGGCAAGGTTTATATTAGCATCCTCTGA